One window from the genome of Gadus macrocephalus chromosome 7, ASM3116895v1 encodes:
- the LOC132461283 gene encoding putative nuclease HARBI1, which translates to MVHRIAEEVVAVRGSFIKLPSNYEEVKAMGEGFALLAGHPAFAKAAGAIDGSHIQMKCPCGPDGQDFVNRKLYPSMVLQAVCDHQGRFIDTFVGFPGSVHEARILQNSSIYLAGNYPPPGHFILGDGGYPCLTQPIALITPYKRPLRGMAEQRFNTHHSRDRSIVERSFGMMKTRFRCIFLEALEVHSEFVPKVVTAYAVLYNICVGVGDDLPVEDGAMEGDDPPEGECGTESQSGAPWRAALANYAGEKRQRKC; encoded by the exons ATGGTGCACAGAATTGCGGAGGAGGTTGTAGCTGTCCGGGGCAGTTTCATCAAGCTGCCATCAAATTATGAGGAGGTCAAGGCCATGGGGGAAGGGTTTGCCCTGCTGGCAGGGCACCCTGCTTTCGCTAAAGCAGCTGGGGCCATCGACGGGTCCCACATCCAAATGAAATGTCCTTGCGGCCCTGATGGTCAAGACTTCGTGAACAGGAAGCTGTATCCATCCATGGTGCTGCAAGCAGTCTGTGACCATCAGGGTCGCTTCATTGACACCTTCGTGGGCTTCCCAGGAAGCGTGCATGAAGCACGCATCCTGCAAAATAGTTCAATTTACCTGGCTGGCAATTACCCTCCACCAGGCCATTTCATCTTGGGTGATGGTGGATATCCATGCCTTACACAGCCGATAGCCCTTATCACACCATATAAGCGGCCACTCAGAGGCATGGCAGAGCAAAGGTTTAACACTCATCACTCTCGGGACCGCTCAATTGTTGAGCGTTCCTTTGGGATGATGAAAACCCGCTTCAGGTGCATCTTTTTAGAGGCACTTGAAGTACATAGTGAGTTTGTTCCAAAG GTGGTGACTGCGTATGCAGTACTGTACAACATTTGCGTTGGTGTGGGCGATGACCTCCCAGTGGAGGATGGGGCCATGGAGGGAGATGACCCTCCTGAAGGAGAATGTGGCACGGAGTCACAGAGTGGAGCTCCTTGGCGTGCGGCCCTGGCCAATTATGCAGgggaaaaaagacaaagaaagtgttga
- the LOC132461162 gene encoding zinc finger MYM-type protein 1-like produces MSFRGHSDKLHSPSNGNFLKEVELMALFDPVMKDHIHKVKCETSHHRYLGKTIQNELIQCISGKMLSTMVQEIKKCKYFSLILDCTPDVSHIEQLSVVIRIVTVEEDPRVKEHFLGFLVAEDSTGESLSALILKRLEELDIAFDDCRGQSYDNGANMKGKNKGVQARLLQLNPRALFVPCGAYTLNLVISDAAKSSKDAISFFGIVQKLYCLFSASTQRWAILKQKVNLSLKMWSETRWESRVKAVEPLRYEAAAVREALLEVRNQAKDPMIRIEAQSLAEEVGSFRFSLCTVVWYDVLNKIQHVSKLLQSQTMQVDVAVSLLKKTQQALESYRATGFVASQTSAKAMCEEMNVDAVLVPDLPHQELMKQAEALAHTLSHGGKSDLDGKELALPIQHVDS; encoded by the coding sequence ATGTCATTTAGAGGACACTCAGATAAACTCCACTCTCCTTCAAATGGTAACTTTCTGAAAGAGGTTGAGCTTATGGCACTGTTTGACCCAGTGATGAAAGACCACATCCACAAGGTTAAATGTGAAACATCACACCACAGATACTTGGGCAAAACCATCCAGAACGAGTTGATCCAGTGCATCAGTGGAAAAATGCTCTCAACAATGGTGCAGGAAATAAAGAAGTGCAAATACTTTAGCCTCATTTTAGATTGCACCCCGGACGTTAGCCACATTGAACAGCTGTCAGTAGTAATAAGAATTGTGACAGTGGAAGAAGACCCCCGGGTTAAAGAGCACTTTCTGGGATTCCTAGTGGCAGAGGACTCCACGGGAGAAAGTTTGTCTGCCCTGATTTTGAAGAGGCTGGAGGAGTTGGATATTGCCTTTGATGACTGCAGAGGACAGTCCTATGACAATGGGGCAAATATGAAAGGAAAGAACAAGGGAGTACAGGCCAGGCTACTTCAGTTAAACCCAAGAGCTTTGTTCGTGCCTTGTGGGGCATATACACTTAACTTGGTAATTTCTGATGCTGCCAAAAGCTCCAAAGATGCAATATCATTTTTTGGTATTGTGCAGAAGCTATACTGTCTGTTTTCTGCCTCTACACAGAGATGGGCCATCCTCAAACAGAAAGTGAACCTCTCGCTCAAAATGTGGTCAGAAACCAGATGGGAGAGCAGAGTGAAAGCTGTGGAACCTCTGCGATACGAAGCCGCAGCTGTGAGAGAGGCACTGCTTGAGGTGAGAAACCAGGCCAAAGACCCAATGATCAGGATTGAAGCCCAGTCTCTGGCAGAAGAAGTGGGGTCATTCCGCTTTTCACTGTGCACAGTGGTCTGGTATGATGTGCTAAATAAAATTCAGCACGTGAGTAAGCTCTTGCAGTCCCAGACTATGCAAGTGGATGTGGCCGTAAGTcttctaaaaaaaacacaacaagctCTGGAGTCCTACAGAGCCACAGGCTTTGTGGCTTCACAAACATCAGCCAAGGCCATGTGTGAGGAGATGAATGTGGATGCTGTCCTTGTCCCAGACCTGCCACACCAAGAGCTCATGAAGCAAGCAGAGGCACTTGCACACACCTTAAGCCATGGAGGGAAGTCTGATTTGGATGGGAAGGAGCTGGCCCTTCCCATCCAACATGTCGACTCTTGA